A region from the Nonlabens sp. YIK11 genome encodes:
- a CDS encoding SMP-30/gluconolactonase/LRE family protein has product MKWTKILVLCLLVSSCKTPVKRIMTMPVKQDAKLTLMSEITDLSHAESVAYDPNYNRLYVSVQGEQEPGDGGIATIDVEGNIIDLAFTAGLNNPKGIALLDDYIYVSDVTELVEISRETGKVSNRYAVGDEQFLNDVAVDDQGNVYVSDMRSSSIYRLDSNKVFTKWLSSLELENPNGLLAVENDLYIAGWGLPGSENSEGNTQGRLLKLNITNKKIDKVTALPQGNLDGIQVFDDTHFLVSDWRRGTIFKISKLGDVKVFMTSEASVGDILYLRDQKLLALPLNRQNKVQLYKVN; this is encoded by the coding sequence ATGAAATGGACCAAAATTCTCGTCTTGTGCCTACTGGTTTCCAGTTGTAAAACTCCAGTGAAACGCATCATGACCATGCCCGTCAAACAGGACGCCAAATTGACCCTGATGTCTGAAATCACCGACCTTTCTCATGCCGAATCTGTGGCCTACGATCCTAATTACAATAGGTTGTACGTCTCAGTTCAAGGAGAGCAAGAGCCAGGTGATGGTGGTATTGCCACGATCGATGTGGAAGGTAATATCATTGATCTCGCATTTACAGCAGGCTTAAACAACCCTAAAGGCATTGCCTTATTAGATGATTACATTTACGTTTCTGATGTCACAGAACTAGTAGAAATCTCCCGAGAGACTGGAAAAGTTTCCAACCGATATGCCGTCGGTGACGAACAGTTTTTAAACGATGTTGCCGTGGACGATCAAGGTAACGTGTATGTTTCTGACATGCGCAGTTCTTCCATTTATCGCCTGGATTCCAATAAGGTTTTTACCAAATGGCTTTCTAGTCTAGAACTTGAAAATCCCAACGGATTATTAGCTGTAGAAAATGATCTTTACATCGCTGGCTGGGGTTTGCCAGGATCTGAAAATAGCGAAGGAAATACTCAAGGAAGGTTGCTTAAACTCAACATTACCAACAAAAAAATCGATAAGGTAACCGCCTTACCACAGGGAAATCTTGATGGTATCCAGGTTTTTGACGACACCCATTTTTTGGTTTCTGACTGGCGCCGAGGCACCATATTCAAAATTTCCAAGTTAGGTGATGTCAAAGTCTTCATGACGTCTGAAGCTAGTGTAGGTGATATTCTTTATTTACGGGATCAAAAACTTCTGGCCTTACCACTCAATCGACAAAACAAGGTACAGCTGTACAAAGTAAACTGA
- a CDS encoding GNAT family N-acetyltransferase produces the protein MKREALQLNEDIKLLPIAIDEQERLRRMMHLIYKPVYQHLWQDNGDAYVESQYNRDQVMSELSLENARYYFVEYKGEVMGMLRYLFDCPFPDSHHHNVTKLHRIYLDPATHGSGIGALLVNYVVQQATLAGQKSVWLECMDTQEPAIKFYTKMGFYTERRFQLDSPTMKPEFRGMLLMKKDL, from the coding sequence ATGAAACGAGAAGCTTTACAACTCAATGAAGACATCAAACTCTTACCCATCGCCATTGATGAGCAGGAACGTTTAAGGCGCATGATGCATCTTATCTATAAACCTGTATATCAGCATTTATGGCAAGATAATGGCGACGCCTATGTAGAATCCCAGTACAATCGGGATCAAGTGATGAGCGAACTTTCCTTAGAAAATGCCAGGTACTATTTTGTAGAATATAAAGGCGAGGTTATGGGAATGTTGCGCTATCTCTTTGATTGCCCATTTCCTGACAGCCATCATCATAACGTGACAAAACTTCACCGTATATACCTGGATCCTGCAACACACGGCTCTGGTATTGGCGCATTGTTAGTAAATTACGTGGTTCAGCAAGCCACGCTTGCAGGGCAAAAATCAGTCTGGTTGGAATGCATGGATACCCAAGAACCTGCCATAAAATTTTACACCAAAATGGGTTTTTATACAGAGCGTCGTTTTCAACTGGATTCTCCGACTATGAAACCAGAATTTCGCGGGATGTTGTTGATGAAAAAAGATCTTTGA
- a CDS encoding alcohol dehydrogenase, with amino-acid sequence MKAARFLEQGGDLQVVDMDKPTPRSNEILIKVEACGVCHSDVFVKQGAMGNEFPRTPGHEVVGIIEELGDNVTSLKKGQRVGIGWHGGHCFTCDPCRRGKFINCENAKVSGISYDGGYAEYMTAPYEAAASIPDELKSTEAAPLLCAGITVYNGMRNAGLRAGDTVAVQGIGGLGHLAIQYANKMGMRTIAISTSEDKKKLALELGANEFIATDDVDAVEKLQEMGGADLIVATAPHADAISSIVDGLAMDGTMLLIAATADKVEVSPMQLLQARKSLKGWPSGTAPDSEDTLNFSAMTGTKPMIEEFALKDAKEAFEKMMNNETRFRAVLNMSL; translated from the coding sequence ATGAAAGCAGCAAGATTTTTAGAACAAGGTGGCGATTTACAAGTCGTTGACATGGACAAACCAACACCAAGAAGTAATGAGATTTTAATAAAAGTCGAAGCTTGTGGCGTTTGTCACAGCGATGTCTTTGTCAAACAAGGTGCCATGGGAAACGAATTTCCTAGAACTCCAGGACATGAAGTTGTTGGTATTATCGAAGAGTTGGGCGATAATGTCACCAGTCTAAAGAAAGGACAGCGTGTAGGCATAGGCTGGCATGGTGGCCACTGTTTTACCTGTGATCCCTGTCGACGTGGAAAATTCATTAATTGTGAGAATGCAAAAGTTTCTGGAATCTCCTATGATGGTGGTTATGCAGAATATATGACGGCACCTTATGAAGCCGCGGCATCCATTCCAGACGAACTTAAAAGCACAGAGGCGGCACCGTTGCTTTGTGCCGGTATTACGGTCTATAACGGTATGCGCAACGCTGGGTTGAGAGCTGGAGACACCGTTGCCGTGCAAGGAATAGGTGGTTTAGGTCACCTTGCCATTCAATATGCCAACAAAATGGGAATGCGTACCATTGCTATTTCTACTAGTGAGGATAAAAAGAAACTAGCGTTAGAATTAGGCGCTAACGAGTTTATCGCAACAGATGATGTGGATGCTGTAGAAAAGCTACAAGAAATGGGTGGAGCCGACTTAATCGTTGCTACCGCACCACATGCCGATGCCATCTCGAGCATCGTTGATGGTCTCGCCATGGATGGTACGATGTTGCTTATTGCAGCGACCGCAGATAAAGTGGAAGTATCGCCCATGCAATTGCTTCAAGCTCGTAAAAGTCTAAAAGGATGGCCTAGTGGTACGGCGCCAGATAGTGAGGATACGCTCAATTTTAGCGCGATGACAGGCACCAAACCTATGATTGAAGAATTTGCCTTGAAGGATGCCAAAGAAGCTTTTGAAAAAATGATGAATAACGAGACCAGATTCAGAGCGGTGCTCAATATGAGTTTGTAG